ACCTCTGGTAGCCGTCACAGGCGCGGGGCCGGGCCTCGGGCCTCCGGGAAGTCGGTGGACAGCGACAGGTCCTTCCACTTCTGGTCCTCGGCCTTGAGCCGGTCCAGCTTCTCCTGGGTCAGCTCGAACGCGTCGCTGCCCAGCACCAGGTGCAGCGGCGGCGACTCCATCGCGGCCACCTGGAGCAGCACCTGCGCCGCGCGGTCCGGATCCCCCGGCTCCTTGCCCGTTCGCGCCCGCATGTGCCGCGCCACCACGCCCACCGTGGGCGCGTACTCCGGCCGGAAGTCCGGGATGGTCATGGACGCTCCCGCCCAGTCCGTGCGGAAGCCGCCCGGCTCCAGCACCGTCACCTTCACGCCGAAGGGCGCGGTCTCCTTGGCCAGCACCTCGGAGAAGCCCCCCACCGCCCACTTCGCGGCCTGGTACGCGCCCAGCCCCGGCGTGGCCAGGCGGCCTCCCACGGACGACACCTGGATGATGTGCCCGGAGCGCTGCTCGCGGAGCACCGGCAGCGCGGCCCTCGTGACGTTCATGACGCCGAAGAGGTTGGTGTCCAGCTGCGAGCGGAAGTCCTCGTCCGTCACCTGCTCGATGGGCGCGAGGCTGCCGTAGCCCGCGTTGTTCACCACCACGTCCAGGCGGCCAAAGGCCTCCACCGCGGTCCGCACCGCCACCCTCGCCTGCTCGGGGTTCGTCACGTCCAGCGCCACCGCGCGGACCCGGTCCCCATAGCGCTCCACGAATGACGACAGCTGCTCCGGCTTGCGCGCCGTGGCCACCAGCCGGTGCCCGGCCGCCAGCACGGCCTCCGCGAAGCCGCGGCCCAGGCCTCGGGAGGAGCCGGTGATGAGCCAGACGCGGGACGTCTCAGGGGATGCACTCATGGCGGGGAATCCTTTCAACTAACCAGTTGGTTACATGGATATATTGGGCCCCCGGACAGGGTGCAACCCGGAATGGGCTGGGGCATGGTGGACGGGCATGGCTGGAGACGCGCGGAAGACCCGGCAGCGCCTGTTGGAGGCGGCCGTGGCGGAGTTCTCGGAGAAGGGCATCGCGGGCGCGCGCGTGGACCGCATCGCGGCGGCGGCCGGCTGCAACAAGGCGCTCATCTATTCGTACTTCGGCAGCAAGGAGCAGCTGTTCGACGCGGTCTTCGAAGCGCACGTGGCGGAGGTGGCGCGCGAGACGCCCATCGACGCGGCGGACCTGCCGGCCTACGCGGGGCGGCTGTTCGACGGCTTCCAGGCCCGGCCGCAGGTGCTGCGCCTGGCCACCTGGTACGAGCTGGAGCACGGCCCCTCCGTGGACATCCCGGAGCCTGTCGCGCGCAACAACCAGCACAAGGCAGCCGCCATCGCGAAGGCCCAGAAGGAGGGGCTGGTGTCGAAGCACTTCGCGGCGGACGAGCTGCTGGCGCTGGTGCTGGCGCTGTCCAAGGCGTGGGCCTTCCCGCTGTCGTACTGCGGCTCGGACACCCCGCCCTCGCCCGCGGAGATCCGCCGGCGACGCCGCTCCGTAGTGGAGGCCGTCCGGCTGCTGGTGTCGCCCGTCAGCTCCACTTCGTGAACCACGTCAGGGCGCGGGCTTGAACATGAACTTCCGCCTTCCCTCGAACGCTGGCTACGACATGCTGGAAGGGAAGGTCCGAAAGGCCATGTCCCTGGACGGCGAACCCTGCCTCCTCCTGGAGCTGCGCATCACCGGGACCGGCTTCCGCAGGGACGTCCACCCCATCACCGGAGAGGTCGTGGACGACTTCGCCATCCGGTTGCCTCAGGTCGTGGTGCTGCGCGCCCACTTCGATTCCCTGCGGCGGGCGCTCCGGCAGTGGCAGTCCACGCAGGAGCCGTTCAGCCTGGACCTGGACACCGGACGCGACATCACCTGCACCGTCGAGGTCCGTCCCCGCTCGGACTCCGCCATCGACCGGTGGAAGCCGGACTTCCTCCTCGTCCACGCGAGCGGGACGGCGCGCGTCGAGGTCTCGTTCGAGGTGGACGCCTCCTGCCTGCTGGAGTGGTCCGAGGGCCTGGAGCAGGCCGTGGCCGTTCCCCACTGAGGGCCGCCGGAGGACGCATGCCTCCAGCGGCCGTGTGACGGAAGAAAGCCGCGCCTCAGTTCACGGTGAACGTCGTGTCGTTGCGGTACAGCAGCGTCTGCGACCAGTCCGCCGTGTAGACGAGCGTGTCCACGCGGTAGGTGCCCGCGCTCAGCGACGTGGGAATGGTGAACGCGGACGTGTACGTGCGCGTCTGGCCCGCGGTGAAGACCTGGTTCGTGTACTGCGCGGACGTCACCAGCGCGGAGTTGCTCGCGTTGCGGATCTCATACTTCATCACCAGCGTGCGCGCCGTGGACGACGTCACCGTGCCCGTCACGTTGAAGGACTGGCCGCGCGTCACCGTCGCAGGGCTCACCGTGGCCTTCGTGGTGGAGAGCTGCGCGGGCTGCGGGTTCTGGTTCGCGTAGAAGGCCTTGAAGGCCGCCGCGGCGTTGGGGAACTCGGTGACGAAGGTGTTGCCTCCGTTGGCGTCCGCGCTGGACAGCTGGTGGTGGCCATCGCCGGCCTGGACGTCGAAGTACGAGTGGTAGCCCACGTTGTTCGCCGGGTCGAAGATGAACGCCAGCATCTGCTGCACGTAGTACGTGTCATCCCCGCCGCCGTGCGTGGCCGCGTCGTTGACGCCCCACTCCGGCACGGACAGCCGCTTGTTGTGGGACTGGGCGAAGCTCTTGAACTTCGTCAGCGCCGGACCGAACTGCGCGTTCCACACCGACTGCCACCGCGTGAGCGCGCACGACCCCGTGCAGCCCGCCGGAATCGGATAGGCGCCGTTCCAACCCTGGTCGTACATGTCCAGGCCGATGTAGTCGACGTACGCGTCGCCCGGGTACGTGGCGCTCAGGTCCGCGGCGGAGATGTCGTAGTTCGGGTTCCAGTCGAACTCGAAGCCCGCGTTCGGCTGCTGCGTGCGCATGGCCGTCACGATGCGGCGGAAGCACGCGGCGAAGTTCGCCTGATTGCCATTGCCGGAGTACCAGGGCATCCAGTTGCCGCTGAACTCCCAGCCTGGCCGGATGATGGTGCCCTGGAGCTCATAGGCCACCAGGTTGGTCGCCAGGTTCTTGAAGCGCTGATCATACGCCCCGGACGCGCACGCCCCGAGCGTCCCCTGCCCGCTGGGGAACATCGCCACCGAGTAGTTGAAGCGCCGGCCTGCCTTGGCCTTCACCCACGTGCGCCACGCCCCCAGCTGCCAGCCCGGGTTCTCGATGTTTCCCCACGAGTCCTTCGCCTGGTGCCCCTGCCCCATCTTCACGTCGAAGCCCAGCCAGGTGGAGTACGCGTTCACCGCGTTCGGCTGCGAGTACACCTCGCCCCGGTACACTCCCGTCAGCGGATCCGCCGAAGCAGTCAGCCCGGCGCACAACGTGGACACCACGGCCAGGGAGGAGAACAAGCGCTGGAGGCGCGAAGGCATGAGGGAAGCTCCTGGAGGGGGAAGTGAGACTTTACAGACTCTCCAGGCATTACAGCTTATGTGTCAACGCGGAGCGGCGCGGCTTCACTGTCCGTGGGAGCGCGCCGATACGCGCCGGGCCCGATGCCCCAGCGGCGCTTGAAGGCCTTGCTGAAGGCGGGCGCGCTTTCGTAGCCAGCGCGCTCGGCGATGGTGTCCAGGCTGTCGGTGGATTCGCGCAGCCAGCGCGCGGCGCGGATCATCCGCCAGTTGGCCAGGTAGTGCAGCGGCGTCTCACCCACCAGCGCGTGGAAGCGCGCCGCGAAGCCGGAGCGGGACACGCCCACCGACCGGGCCAGCCGCTCCACCGTCCACGGAGTGCCGGGCTGTTCATGCATCAGCGAGAGCGCGTTCCCGACAGCGGGATCCGCCAGCGCCTTCCATCCCGCCTGCTTCGCGCCCGCGAGCGCCGTCTGGGCCCGCAGCGCATGGACGAGCAGCACGTCCGCCAGCCGCCCCAGCACCAGCGCGCTCCCCGCTCCGGGCGTGGCGGTCTCCGCGGTGATGAGCTGCACGGTCGCGGCGAGCGAGGGCGTCCCCTGCCCGTCCTGCGTGGACAGACGGATGACGGAGGGAAACGCCCGCAGCAGCGGATGCGCGGGGTCCGCGCCAAACTGGAAGCAGCCGGTGACCAGCGTGGTGACCTGCCCGGGCCCGCCCAGCGGCGCGGTGGAGGGACGGAGCAGTTGCGGCGGCACGAAGTCGCTGGCGGCGGGGGTGCGGCGGCTGCCGTCATCCAGCGTGTGCGCGGGGGCTCGGGGCAGGAGCACCACGTCTCCGGCGGACAGGAACACCGGCTTCGCCAGGCCGTCCACCTGCAGGCGCAGGCTTCCGCGCGCGACCACGTAGAAGGACGCGTTGGCCTTGCGGGGCATGCGCACGGCCCAGGGGGCGCCCAGCTCGATACGGCCGAAGAGCAACGTCTTGAAGCGCAGCGTCTCCAGCACATCGGAGACCACGTCGGTCTCCAGCTCCGGAGGCGTTGGACGGAAAGACAGTTCTTTTGGACGCAGCGGCATGGAGCGTCCATAACGGACGGCCTATTTCAGGTCCATCACCTCTTCTCTGGAGGCCGCACATGGACCGCACTTCCGCTGACCTGACCCGGCTGATGGACGCGCACCTGACGCTCATCGCCACGGACGTCGAACGCTGGCTTGCCCTCTTCGCGGAGGACGCCGTCGTCGAGTTCCCCTACGCCCCGTCGCTCGGCAGCCCTGACCGGCTGGAGGGCAGCCAGGCCATCCGCGCCTACTTCGCGCCCATCACGAAGCACTTCCGGGACCTCACCTTCACGAACGTCCGGCGCTACCCGGGCGAAGACTCCACGACCGGCTGGTTGGAGGTGCACGGCTCCGCGACGCTGCAGCCCGGCAACATCCCCTACGAACAGGATTACGTGATGCGCGTGCAGGTGCGCGACGGCCGCATCGTGCACTACCGGGAATACTGGAACCCGCTGGCCGCGCCCCGGGGCACCTTCGAGTCCTTCACGCAGGAGCGCGCATGACCCGCATCCTCGTCATCGGAGCCGCCGGCAACACGGGCCGTCCCATCGCGCAGGGGCTCACGGCGGAGGGCTTCACGGTGCGCACCGCCACGCGCGACACGCGCCCGCCCGTCGCCGCCGCCGAGCACGTGCGCTTCGACTGGGCGGATCCCTCCACGCACGGGGCCGCGCTGGAGGGCGTGGACCGCATGTACATCCTGGCGCCCGCGCTGGTGGAGGACCCGTCCAGCCTCATGACGTCCGTGCTGGAGCGCGCGCTGTCCCGCGGCGTGCGGCGGGTCGTGCTGCTCTCCGCGTCCGTCGTTCCGGAAGGAGGCCCGGGGCTGGGACAGGTGCACCACTTCCTGCGCACGCGGGCGCCGGAGTGGAGCGTGCTCCAACCCTCGTGGTTCATGCAGAACTTCGTCCTTCCGGGCCACCACCACGCGGACAGCCTCCAGCGCGACGGCACGCTGGTGACGGCCACGGGCCAGGGACGCGTGGGCTTCGTGGCCGCGGAGGACATCGCGGCGGTGGGCGTCCGGGCGCTCGCGGACGCGCGCGCTCACGACACCGCGCACGTCATCACCGGCCCCCAGGCGCTGAGCTACGACGACCTCGCGGCCATCCTGTCCCGGGTGACGGGCCGTCCCATCCGGCACGTGCACGCGACGCCAGAGGAGGCGCAGCGGCACCTCCAGGCGTCTGGCATGCCGGAGGTCTACGCGAGGTTCCTCACGATGCTCGACACGCTCATCCGCGACGGCGCCGAGGACCGCGTGACGGACACGGTGCTCCGGGTCACCGGCCGCGCGCCGCGCGACTTCGAGTCATTCGTTCGCGCCCGGCGTTGAGACCGTGTCCGAGCGCAGGGCCTGCGCGCCCACGATGTTGATGGCGATGCCGGCCGTGAGGACCAGGACGCCACCGATGATCATCATCGGCAGCTTCACCCAGAAGGGCGTGCGGTCCCACGGGCGCCCCGTCAGCAGCCCTGTTAGCCCCGCGACGACATAGGCGGCGCCCATGAAGTACGTGGGCGCCACCAGGAGCATGGGCAGGGCGCCGTCGCCTCCAAGGCCCACCCAGACGAGGCCCGCCATGATGGCGGCGCCCAGCAGCACCAACCCCGAGCCCTTCGCCAGGGTCCCCAGCGCGCGCAGCCGCACGGCGCCCGGCGTGAGGGGCGCACCGGCGCTGCCCGTCTCCTCGGACAGCCGCTCCACTCCGTCCAGCAGGAGCCGGTCTTCGAGGCCCGGCTCGCGGGAGGGGGACTTCGTCTTGGGGCGCATGCCCGCGAATCTACCGTCCCCTCGCGGCCCTCCGCCAACGCGGGTCCTCCGCGCGAACGCCTCCGGTGCCCGGCCATATCGCGCCAGGGGCGGATGCTTGCGCCCGGGAACCATCTTCCGCCGGGAGGACCGGACCGGTCGTCCCGCTCCGGAGTCATTTCGCGAGGCGCCCCCGAACCCATCCAGGGATACGGGCCGCGCGCCTCGCGGGAAGCGGGCCGGAACGTGACAAGGCGGCTGCTGTGGATGGGCTTCGCGGCGTGGAGCCTCGGCTGTGGACAGGTGGTGGAAGAGGAGCCCATGCGGGCTCCGAGCAACCGCTACGAACGGCAGCAGGCCCAGGCACTGCCCCGGCTGTACCAATGGGAGTGCGACCCCGCGACCTACGGCTTCACGCCATCCCCCGACGGCGTGAGGTTCCCGGCGGAGCATGAGTCCAACGGCGGGCTGCTGCTCGCCTGGCCCGACCGGGGATGCAACTACCCGGAGCAGACGGCGCTGGCGCTCACCGCGGCGGGGCATGTCCCCGTGCACGTGCTCGCGGCCGCGTCGCTCCATCCCCAGGTGCGCGAGTGCCTGACGCTGGCCGGCGCGACGGAGGAGCAGCAACGGGGCATCAACCTGGTGGACGTGGAGGTGGAGGACGTATGGGTCCGCGACTTCGGGCCGGACGTCGTGGAGGGGCCCCGGGGGGAGCGCCGGTTCGTGGACATGGTCTACTTCCCCCTGCCCGTCCCCTTCTGCTCCGCGCTGGACGGCATCGACCACCTGGACCGCGTGCCGGACGACCTGGGGAAACACTGGGGCGTCCCCATGGACCGGCCCGCGGTGATCCTCTCCGGAGGCAACCTGCTGACGGACGGCGCCGGCCGCTGCTTCCGCGCCCGCAACGCCACCAACCGGCAGAACTGCTTCGCGGGCTGGTGCTACACCGAAGCGCAGACGGACGCGGTCATCGGCCGCGCGCACGGCTGCGAAGTCGTCACCCTGGAGTCGATGCAGGACCGCGTCATCGACCACATCGACATGTGGATGACGGTGCTGTCCCCCAAGACGGTGCTCGTGGGCCGCTACGACGTGAACGACGACGCCATCAACGCCGCCATCCTGGACCGCAACGCGCGGCGGCTGTCGGACCTGGGCTACGACGTCGTGCGCATCCCCATGCCCACCCCCTACTGCCAGGACACGAACGGAACCTGCGTGGGAGCGCCCGAGCGCATCGCCGAATGTGACGGCACCAACACGCGCGTCTGGGCCACGTACCTCAACTCCATCCGCCTGGGCGACGTGATGGCCGTGCCCGTCTACCGCTGGGTGCCACCCTCCCTGGCCTGGCGGCACCACGGCCAGGAACGGGAGGCCCTGGCCACCTACCAGTGGGCGCTGGACCGCGAGTTCGGCGCGGGCGCGGTGAAGGTCGTGCCCATCCCCTCGGACACCCTCATCCCCTGCCAGGGCTCACTGCACTGCATCACGAAGACCTTCCGCTGACGCATGGGGGCGGGGGGCGTCACCATCCCATTGCCCCGGGTAGGGCAATGCGCCTATGGGAGGGGCATGGCTGACGTGCCTCTTACCGCAGCGGACTTCGCGCCCCCTTCCGTCGAGGAGTGGCGCCGGCTGGTGGACAAGGACCTCAAGGGCAAGCCCTTCACGGTGCTCCAGTCGCCCCTGGAGGGCGGCCTGTCCCTCCAGCCCCTCTACACGCCCCAGGACGCCCCGGCGCCCTCGGAGCCGCCCGGCGTCGCACCCTACGTGCGTGGCACCCAGCCCCTGGGCCACACCGAGGGCGGATGGCTCTTGTGCCAGGAGTACGCGGGCCCGGACGTGGCCGCGACCGCCGACGCGCTCCGCGAGGACCTGGAGCGCGGCACGCAGGGCGTGTGGCTGCTGCTGGACGCGCCCCACGGCCTGGACGTGAAGGACGAGTCCACGCTGGCGAAGCTGCTGGAGCACGTGCCGCTGGAGCGCACGCCGGTGCACCTGGAGCCGACCGCGGACGTGCTGCGGCCCGCGTCCCTGCTGCTGGAGGTGCTGGCGAAGAAGGCCGGCGCCGCGAAGCAGTCCCTGCGCGGCAGCCTGGGCATCGACCCCATCGCGGCGCTCGCGCGCCACGGCGCCGCGAAGGTGGACGTGGCCCGCACGCTGACGGAGGCCGCGCCCCTCGTCACGTCGCTGCTCAAGGACGCGCCCGGCCTGCGCGCGCTGCTCGTGTCGTCGCGCCCCTGGGCGGACGCGGGCGCCACGTCCGTGCATGAGCTGGCGTGGAGCATCGCCACCGGCGTGGAGTATCTGCGCGAGCTGGAGCGCGCGGGCGTGTCCCCGGGTGACGCCGCACGGTCCATGCAGTTCGCCCTGTCCGTGGGCGGGCAGTTCTTCCCCGAAATCGCGAAGCTGCGCGCGGCGCGGCTGCTCTGGTCCAAGGTCGTCGCCGCTTCGGGCGGCGCGCCGGAGTCGCAGGCCATGGCGCTGCACGCGCGCACGGCCAGCGCCACCAAGACGCGGCGCGACCCGTGGGTGAACATCCTGCGCGGCACCGCGGAGTCCTTCGCCGCCGTCGTCGCGGGCGCGGACAGCGTGAGCACCGCCCCCTTCGACGAGCCCCTGGGCACGCCCGACGAGCAGAGCCGGCGGCTCGCGCGCAACACGCAGCTCATCCTGCGCGACGAGTCCAGCCTCAACCGCGTCGCGGACCCCGCGGGCGGCAGCTACTACCTGGAGCAGCTCACCGGCGAGTTCGCCCGCGCGGCGTGGACGGAGCTCCAGCGCATCGAAGCGCTGGGCGGCATCAGCAAGGCCATCGCGCAGGGCGACGTGGCCCGCGTCCTCACGGAGACGCGCACCGCGCGCGACAAGGCCGTGCGCACGCGCAAGCTCCCCATCGTGGGCGTCAGCGAGTTCCCCCACCTCCACGAGGCCCCCGTGCAGCGCGAGGCCCGCGCCGCGGCGCCCGTGCAGGGTGAAGGCATCACCCCGCCCCAGCCCGTGCGCGTGGCGGAGGCCTTCGAGTCCCTGCGCGATGCGAGCGACCGCTACCACGCGGCGCACGGCGTGCGTCCCCGCGCCTTCATGGCCAACCTGGGCACCGTGGCCGAGCACACCGCGCGCGCCACGTGGATCGCCAACGTGCTCGCCGTGGGCGGCATCGAGCCCAGCGAGCACCACGGCTTCGCGGACGCGAACGCCGCCGCGGAGCTGTTCGCGAAGGCGGGCACGACGCTCGCCGTCATCTCCGGTCCGGATGCCCTCTACCCGGAGGTCCTGCCCGCCTACGTCTCCGCCCTCAAGGCGAAGGGCGCCCGCACGGTCGCCGTCGCGGGCCGCCCCGGTGAACACGAGGCCGCCTTCCGCGCGGCCGGCGTGGACCTGTTCCTCTACGCGGGAGC
The sequence above is drawn from the Corallococcus sp. NCRR genome and encodes:
- a CDS encoding TetR family transcriptional regulator produces the protein MAGDARKTRQRLLEAAVAEFSEKGIAGARVDRIAAAAGCNKALIYSYFGSKEQLFDAVFEAHVAEVARETPIDAADLPAYAGRLFDGFQARPQVLRLATWYELEHGPSVDIPEPVARNNQHKAAAIAKAQKEGLVSKHFAADELLALVLALSKAWAFPLSYCGSDTPPSPAEIRRRRRSVVEAVRLLVSPVSSTS
- a CDS encoding oxidoreductase; this translates as MSASPETSRVWLITGSSRGLGRGFAEAVLAAGHRLVATARKPEQLSSFVERYGDRVRAVALDVTNPEQARVAVRTAVEAFGRLDVVVNNAGYGSLAPIEQVTDEDFRSQLDTNLFGVMNVTRAALPVLREQRSGHIIQVSSVGGRLATPGLGAYQAAKWAVGGFSEVLAKETAPFGVKVTVLEPGGFRTDWAGASMTIPDFRPEYAPTVGVVARHMRARTGKEPGDPDRAAQVLLQVAAMESPPLHLVLGSDAFELTQEKLDRLKAEDQKWKDLSLSTDFPEARGPAPRL
- a CDS encoding nuclear transport factor 2 family protein — encoded protein: MDRTSADLTRLMDAHLTLIATDVERWLALFAEDAVVEFPYAPSLGSPDRLEGSQAIRAYFAPITKHFRDLTFTNVRRYPGEDSTTGWLEVHGSATLQPGNIPYEQDYVMRVQVRDGRIVHYREYWNPLAAPRGTFESFTQERA
- a CDS encoding glycoside hydrolase family 26 protein → MPSRLQRLFSSLAVVSTLCAGLTASADPLTGVYRGEVYSQPNAVNAYSTWLGFDVKMGQGHQAKDSWGNIENPGWQLGAWRTWVKAKAGRRFNYSVAMFPSGQGTLGACASGAYDQRFKNLATNLVAYELQGTIIRPGWEFSGNWMPWYSGNGNQANFAACFRRIVTAMRTQQPNAGFEFDWNPNYDISAADLSATYPGDAYVDYIGLDMYDQGWNGAYPIPAGCTGSCALTRWQSVWNAQFGPALTKFKSFAQSHNKRLSVPEWGVNDAATHGGGDDTYYVQQMLAFIFDPANNVGYHSYFDVQAGDGHHQLSSADANGGNTFVTEFPNAAAAFKAFYANQNPQPAQLSTTKATVSPATVTRGQSFNVTGTVTSSTARTLVMKYEIRNASNSALVTSAQYTNQVFTAGQTRTYTSAFTIPTSLSAGTYRVDTLVYTADWSQTLLYRNDTTFTVN
- a CDS encoding AraC family transcriptional regulator yields the protein MVSDVLETLRFKTLLFGRIELGAPWAVRMPRKANASFYVVARGSLRLQVDGLAKPVFLSAGDVVLLPRAPAHTLDDGSRRTPAASDFVPPQLLRPSTAPLGGPGQVTTLVTGCFQFGADPAHPLLRAFPSVIRLSTQDGQGTPSLAATVQLITAETATPGAGSALVLGRLADVLLVHALRAQTALAGAKQAGWKALADPAVGNALSLMHEQPGTPWTVERLARSVGVSRSGFAARFHALVGETPLHYLANWRMIRAARWLRESTDSLDTIAERAGYESAPAFSKAFKRRWGIGPGAYRRAPTDSEAAPLRVDT
- a CDS encoding methylmalonyl-CoA mutase family protein; this encodes MADVPLTAADFAPPSVEEWRRLVDKDLKGKPFTVLQSPLEGGLSLQPLYTPQDAPAPSEPPGVAPYVRGTQPLGHTEGGWLLCQEYAGPDVAATADALREDLERGTQGVWLLLDAPHGLDVKDESTLAKLLEHVPLERTPVHLEPTADVLRPASLLLEVLAKKAGAAKQSLRGSLGIDPIAALARHGAAKVDVARTLTEAAPLVTSLLKDAPGLRALLVSSRPWADAGATSVHELAWSIATGVEYLRELERAGVSPGDAARSMQFALSVGGQFFPEIAKLRAARLLWSKVVAASGGAPESQAMALHARTASATKTRRDPWVNILRGTAESFAAVVAGADSVSTAPFDEPLGTPDEQSRRLARNTQLILRDESSLNRVADPAGGSYYLEQLTGEFARAAWTELQRIEALGGISKAIAQGDVARVLTETRTARDKAVRTRKLPIVGVSEFPHLHEAPVQREARAAAPVQGEGITPPQPVRVAEAFESLRDASDRYHAAHGVRPRAFMANLGTVAEHTARATWIANVLAVGGIEPSEHHGFADANAAAELFAKAGTTLAVISGPDALYPEVLPAYVSALKAKGARTVAVAGRPGEHEAAFRAAGVDLFLYAGADLFQLLKTLHTHLGVA
- a CDS encoding agmatine deiminase family protein is translated as MTRRLLWMGFAAWSLGCGQVVEEEPMRAPSNRYERQQAQALPRLYQWECDPATYGFTPSPDGVRFPAEHESNGGLLLAWPDRGCNYPEQTALALTAAGHVPVHVLAAASLHPQVRECLTLAGATEEQQRGINLVDVEVEDVWVRDFGPDVVEGPRGERRFVDMVYFPLPVPFCSALDGIDHLDRVPDDLGKHWGVPMDRPAVILSGGNLLTDGAGRCFRARNATNRQNCFAGWCYTEAQTDAVIGRAHGCEVVTLESMQDRVIDHIDMWMTVLSPKTVLVGRYDVNDDAINAAILDRNARRLSDLGYDVVRIPMPTPYCQDTNGTCVGAPERIAECDGTNTRVWATYLNSIRLGDVMAVPVYRWVPPSLAWRHHGQEREALATYQWALDREFGAGAVKVVPIPSDTLIPCQGSLHCITKTFR
- a CDS encoding NmrA family NAD(P)-binding protein, with the protein product MTRILVIGAAGNTGRPIAQGLTAEGFTVRTATRDTRPPVAAAEHVRFDWADPSTHGAALEGVDRMYILAPALVEDPSSLMTSVLERALSRGVRRVVLLSASVVPEGGPGLGQVHHFLRTRAPEWSVLQPSWFMQNFVLPGHHHADSLQRDGTLVTATGQGRVGFVAAEDIAAVGVRALADARAHDTAHVITGPQALSYDDLAAILSRVTGRPIRHVHATPEEAQRHLQASGMPEVYARFLTMLDTLIRDGAEDRVTDTVLRVTGRAPRDFESFVRARR